Part of the Desulforegula conservatrix Mb1Pa genome is shown below.
TTATACTACCTGAATTTCTAAACTGAAAGCCGAATTTGCAGGTGATGTTTTTCAGGATTAAATTTTAAGGAAGCATGTAATTCACATTGGCCAGAGTGCTTCAGGGCCAAGCCCTCATCAGAAAACAGACGTCTCACGGCTGAAAAATATTGCTTTAAACCCTTGTTTGTGTTTAAAGCCCTATATTAATAATGATTATGAATAGGTAAATATTCTATATAAAAAACTCAAGGAGGCAAGGGCAGTGGCTACAGGAAAAATTAAATGGTACAGCGATTCTAAGGGGTTTGGCTTTATCGAGCAGGAAGGCGGCGGAGATATCTTTTTCAGTAAGGCTGCATACGGTGGTGATTCGGCAGCTTTGAAAGAAGGCCAGGTTGTTGATTTTGAAATTGTTGAAAAAGAGCAGGGCCCTGTTGCAAAAAATATAGCCTGTAAATAATCCTCTGTCGTCAATGTGCGACAAGCAGGTTTAGGATTTATTTGCTGATATTTTAAAGCCGCAATCCATTTAATTAATGGGGCGCGGCTTTTTTTATATCAGGCTTTTTATTTCCTGAGTCCGGAGATGAGCTTTTTCCAAAAAGCAAGCAGACTGAGGCTCTATCTATATGAACTGTGACGCCAATCGTTTTTCCGATTACCATCTGACTTTGGTTGACAGGGGGCACGCAGCCTTCCCGGAGGCTGTTATATTAAATAGTTTTTTCAGTACAACAAAATCAACACTTAAAGGGGAAATGGCCAAAACAAAAGTCATGAAATGAATCCGAGGCATTTTAAGTTGCCCCGAATTCATTTTCAGAATTCTAATCCTCTTCGCTTTTCAGAACAGCAAGAAACGCAGACTGCGGAAGCTCGATCTTGCCAACCATCTTCATTCTCTTTTTACCTTTTTTCTGCTTGTCGAGGAGCTTTCTCTTTCTTGAAATATCTCCACCATAGCATTTTGCTGTAACATCCTTTCTGAAAGCAGAGAGAGTCTCCCTTGCTATGATTTTGGCTCCTACTGCACCCTGGATTGCCACCTTGAACATCTGGCGTGGAATTTCATCTTTGAGTTTTGAGCAGGCAATCCTTGCCCTTTCTTCTGCTCTTGACTTGTGAACAAGCATTGAAAGAGCATCAACCCTTTCTCCGTTTATGAGGAAATCCAGCTTAACAACATCTGTTTCCCTGTAATCTATAATTTCATAATCAAAGGAACCATAGCCCTGGGAAACGCTCTTGAGCCTGTCATAAAAATCATAAACAACTTCTGCAAGAGGAAGCTCTATGGTTAGCTCGATTCGGCTGTTTGTAAGATACTGGTAATTGTTGTTCGTTCCCCTGCGTTCCATGCAGAGTTTCATGACAGGGCCCATATATCTGTCAGGCATTATTATGGAAGCCTTGATGAAAGGTTCCTTGGTCATCGTTATATTCGTAGGGTCAGGATAAAGGGCAGGGTTGTCAATGATTGCCGTAATCCCATCTGTCGTTGATACTTCATACTGAACAGAAGGAGCCGTCAGAATAAGTGACTGGTCAAATTCCCTTTCAAGGCGCTCCTGAACAACCTCAAGATGAAGAAGGCCAAGGAATCCGCATCTGAAACCGAATCCGAGGGCAGCTGATGAGTCTTTTTCATAAATTAGTGATGCGTCATTTAATTTAAGCTTTTCTATGGATGCGGCAAGCTCTTCGTAGTCGTCGGATGCAATCGGATATATGGATGAAAAGACAACTGGCTTGGCATCTTTGAACCCGTCCATTGGCTCGGCGCAAGGTCTGTCTTTAAGGGTTATTGTATCGCCGCATCTTGTGTCACTGACGGTTTTGATTCCTGCTACAATATAACCAACTTCGCCGGCCTTGATTTCCTTTTTAGGTACTTTTATAATCTGGAAAATCCCGACTTCCTCAACCCTGTAAGATGCCTTGTTGGACATGAACATGATCGTATCACCCGGCTTCAATCTGCCGTCCAGAATTCTTATATGAACAACCGTGCCTCTGTACGGGTCATAGTGGGAGTCGAAGATAAGGGCTTTTAAAGGCGCGTCAGGGTCTCCTTTCGGAGGCGGCAGATATTTTACCACGCTTTCCAGAACTTCTTCTATGCCAATACCCTCCTTTGCCGACGCAAGAACGGCAAGGTCGGCGTCAAGGCCGAGATCATCATTTATCTGGCTTTTTACCCATTCAATGTCAGCTGATGGTAAATCTATCTTGTTGATTACAGGAATGATCTCCAGGTCATGCTCCATTGCAAGATACATGTTTGCAAGGGTCTGAGCTTCTACTCCCTGGCTTGCATCAACCAGAAGCAGAGCACCTTCACATGATGCGAGGGCTCTTGATACTTCATATGTAAAGTCAACGTGGCCAGGAGTGTCGATCAGATTAAGAATGTATTCCTTGCCGTCTTTTGCTTTATATGGAAGACATACGGTCTGGCTTTTGATTGTAATTCCACGTTCTTTTTCAATGTCCATGGAATCGAGGATCTGGTCATGGAATTCCCTGTCTGAAATGATCCCGGCCTTTTGGATCAGGCGATCCGAAAGCGTTGACTTGCCGTGGTCTATGTGAGCTATGATACTGAAGTTGCGAATGTTTTCCATAATCCTCTTTTCCGGCGTTATTAGCGTATTACTACATTTTTTTGTGCTTAATTATAAAGACGTTATTCTGCGTCAGTCCTTTTTATCTAAAACCTGGTTGACATGCAAGAATATGCTAATATAAATGCAGATTTTGACTAAAAGGGCAGATTTAATTATCAGCACATATTTTAACTGTCAAGGATATGCCAATAGAATATGATTGGTCTGAAAAAATGTCTTCAACGCTTGACAAACCAAGGATGAAATCCCAATTTATGCCTGAATTTGTGTTTCTGAAAGAAGTCACAGACTCTCAAGTAGAGGATATTGTAAACCTGTACCTAACCGAAGAGTGGTGGTATCCTGGAAAGGATGCTCCTGAACTTGTCAGAAGAATTGTCCAGGGAAGCCATTGCTTTCTCGCAGTAATTGAGTCGGGCAAAATTATTGGCATGGGCAGGTCGATCAGTGATGGATACAGTGACGCATATATCCAGGATGTTACCGTGGCGGCTGAATATCGTGGCCGTAAAATAGGCTCTGAAATAATAAACGCCTTATATGAAAGGCTTCATGGGGATGGCATTCGTTGGGTAGGTTTGATAGCTGAAAAAAATTCAAGCAGATTTTATGAGAAGCTCGGATTTACCAAACTTGAAAATGATGTCCCCATGCTAAGGTTGGGATGAAAAATTTTAAAACAATTTCTATTGATGATTATAAGGCCTTAAAGCCTTTTTTTGAGAATCAGCCCTATGAACTATCAGTTTATAGTCTTGCTTCAATAATATGCTGGAATACTGCGGTCGCTTCTCCTTATTATAAAATTGAGGGCGATACGCTTCTTATGTCCCATCTGTTCGAAAAGGAAAAAGAACACGACCATCTTATGCTCCCCATGCGCAGGGATAAAATGGCTACTCCTTCAGAACTTGCTGGCTATGCTGAAAAATATGGCTACAGTTCTTACTGGTTTGTACCTGAAAACTATATTTCATTTTATGGAATGAATGCGATTTCCGAGTTTTTTGATGTTGAAGAGCAGTCTGAATACGAGGATTATATATATCTCAGCGAAGATCTTGCCTCTTTAAAAGGCAACAAGCTTATGAAAAAACGCAATCATTTCAATTATTTTCAGAAAAACTATATTAATACTGGTCTTGCTGTTATCCAGGACATGACACCAGACACTGTTGAAGATTGTCTGGATTATCTTGAAGAATGGTGCGTGGAAAGGGATTGCGGACAGAATCCTGAAAGCAGCATGCTGTGTGAAAAAAATGCCGCCAGCAATGCCATTCAGAATCTTGAGAAACTTGAAATGAAGGGACTTATATTAAGGCTTGAAGGAAAAATAAACGCCATAGCGGTTGCGTCAAGGATAAGCGACAGAATGGGCGCTCTTCATTTTGAGAAAGCGGTTCCAACAATTAAAGGCCTTTATCAGTATTTTGACAGCAAATGCGCTGAAATTCTTTTTTCAGGGCTTGAATATCTGAACAAGGAAAGCGATATGGGGCAGCCTGGACTGGAAAAGGCAAAAAAATCATACTATCCTGTGATGAGGGTAAAATCATTCAGGTTGGTTGTAAAAGGTCTATCTATCAGTTAATGTTGTCAATGTCGCAAAAATTCAGATTTTTGTCATTCCGGCGAATGCAGGAATCCAGAAGTAATTGAAAATACAAAGATGCCGGATCAAGTCCGGCATGACGCTGAAGCATTTTTTTGACTTTCTGAGCCTCTTTTCATATGAATGTTGAATAAAATTATTTTGATATTGCTGAAATAGCGGCTCGTATTGGAGCCGGATAACCTTCCACTGTTTTTTCAGGATCACCAGGATCAAGGAAGCTTTCGAGTGATTCTGACTCAATCCAGTCGGTTTTTCTCTGCTCATCAAGGTTTGTTTTTGAAACATCAAGTACGCGTAAATCTTTGAATCCAGATTTTAA
Proteins encoded:
- a CDS encoding GNAT family N-acetyltransferase: MPEFVFLKEVTDSQVEDIVNLYLTEEWWYPGKDAPELVRRIVQGSHCFLAVIESGKIIGMGRSISDGYSDAYIQDVTVAAEYRGRKIGSEIINALYERLHGDGIRWVGLIAEKNSSRFYEKLGFTKLENDVPMLRLG
- a CDS encoding cold-shock protein, encoding MATGKIKWYSDSKGFGFIEQEGGGDIFFSKAAYGGDSAALKEGQVVDFEIVEKEQGPVAKNIACK
- a CDS encoding DUF2156 domain-containing protein — encoded protein: MKNFKTISIDDYKALKPFFENQPYELSVYSLASIICWNTAVASPYYKIEGDTLLMSHLFEKEKEHDHLMLPMRRDKMATPSELAGYAEKYGYSSYWFVPENYISFYGMNAISEFFDVEEQSEYEDYIYLSEDLASLKGNKLMKKRNHFNYFQKNYINTGLAVIQDMTPDTVEDCLDYLEEWCVERDCGQNPESSMLCEKNAASNAIQNLEKLEMKGLILRLEGKINAIAVASRISDRMGALHFEKAVPTIKGLYQYFDSKCAEILFSGLEYLNKESDMGQPGLEKAKKSYYPVMRVKSFRLVVKGLSIS
- the lepA gene encoding translation elongation factor 4, translated to MENIRNFSIIAHIDHGKSTLSDRLIQKAGIISDREFHDQILDSMDIEKERGITIKSQTVCLPYKAKDGKEYILNLIDTPGHVDFTYEVSRALASCEGALLLVDASQGVEAQTLANMYLAMEHDLEIIPVINKIDLPSADIEWVKSQINDDLGLDADLAVLASAKEGIGIEEVLESVVKYLPPPKGDPDAPLKALIFDSHYDPYRGTVVHIRILDGRLKPGDTIMFMSNKASYRVEEVGIFQIIKVPKKEIKAGEVGYIVAGIKTVSDTRCGDTITLKDRPCAEPMDGFKDAKPVVFSSIYPIASDDYEELAASIEKLKLNDASLIYEKDSSAALGFGFRCGFLGLLHLEVVQERLEREFDQSLILTAPSVQYEVSTTDGITAIIDNPALYPDPTNITMTKEPFIKASIIMPDRYMGPVMKLCMERRGTNNNYQYLTNSRIELTIELPLAEVVYDFYDRLKSVSQGYGSFDYEIIDYRETDVVKLDFLINGERVDALSMLVHKSRAEERARIACSKLKDEIPRQMFKVAIQGAVGAKIIARETLSAFRKDVTAKCYGGDISRKRKLLDKQKKGKKRMKMVGKIELPQSAFLAVLKSEED